The Carnobacterium divergens genome includes a window with the following:
- a CDS encoding glycosyltransferase family 4 protein, with product MKICMVSEEFPLETPKGGISTYQWIISKQFAQMDHEIHVICKTFNSQDRVEYINGATVHFISDSFSKNKNNFDTEDYRLKVAKKMTELESIIDVFEVADWGAESHYYIKNRVKPIVVKLHTPLWVWRYYNKLKTNSYTKKLEIQEKHDILDADMVYSCSKSLKEIIINELDYTKEIAVVQNPYISSELPYSEKENMILFVGSLEERKGLLKLAEELNTFFSKNTTHKFIFIGKDTKRNDKDFSTKEYIYSIIENQYHNRVEFLGHLSQEEIKKILSRSACSVFPSLYENFPYVVLESMDAMCPTIGSKYGGIPEIINEENGWLCDPYIQHNISNVLLKVVSLDNKYIEKITLNAKNDLNTLRANEICLQTLDIYEQAIERFYNE from the coding sequence ATGAAAATATGCATGGTTTCAGAAGAGTTTCCACTTGAAACACCAAAAGGTGGGATAAGTACGTATCAATGGATAATAAGTAAACAATTTGCTCAAATGGATCATGAGATACATGTAATATGCAAAACTTTTAATTCTCAAGATAGGGTAGAATATATTAATGGAGCAACAGTTCACTTTATTAGCGATTCCTTTTCAAAAAATAAGAATAATTTTGATACTGAAGATTATAGGCTAAAAGTAGCAAAAAAAATGACTGAACTTGAAAGTATTATTGATGTTTTTGAAGTAGCTGATTGGGGAGCAGAAAGTCATTATTATATAAAAAATAGAGTTAAGCCGATAGTTGTTAAGTTACACACTCCACTGTGGGTTTGGCGGTACTATAATAAACTTAAAACCAATTCGTATACAAAAAAATTGGAAATACAAGAAAAGCATGATATTTTGGATGCAGATATGGTATACAGTTGCTCAAAGTCTTTAAAAGAAATTATAATAAATGAATTAGATTATACTAAAGAAATTGCTGTAGTACAAAATCCTTATATTTCAAGTGAATTACCTTATAGTGAAAAGGAAAATATGATCTTATTTGTAGGAAGCTTGGAAGAACGAAAAGGTTTGTTAAAGTTGGCGGAAGAGTTAAATACATTTTTTTCAAAAAACACTACACACAAGTTCATTTTTATAGGTAAAGATACTAAAAGAAATGATAAAGATTTCTCTACAAAAGAGTATATCTATTCTATAATAGAAAACCAGTATCATAATAGAGTGGAATTTTTAGGTCATTTATCACAAGAAGAAATTAAAAAAATATTATCAAGATCAGCTTGTTCAGTTTTTCCTTCTCTTTATGAAAATTTTCCATATGTTGTATTAGAATCAATGGATGCTATGTGTCCTACAATTGGTAGTAAATATGGTGGAATACCTGAAATAATAAATGAAGAAAATGGGTGGTTATGTGATCCTTACATTCAACATAATATTTCTAATGTACTATTAAAAGTTGTAAGTTTAGATAATAAATACATTGAAAAAATTACTTTAAATGCCAAAAATGATTTGAATACTTTGAGAGCTAATGAAATTTGTTTACAAACACTTGATATATACGAGCAAGCAATTGAAAGATTTTATAATGAATAA
- a CDS encoding dTMP kinase, whose amino-acid sequence MNKDKGFLIAVEGNDGAGKSTQIKWLSKYYKSKGYKVLVARYNMSYTTLSAIKEGKKRKFSGEVNTYLHFMSIKDQFHQYVDFYLKKGYIVIFDRYIYSVVARGFARNVNNDVLNFLLQQCLKPNAILYLDIIPQKSINRLGDSINYWESGLDIFKNDSKEDSFIKFQTLVRIKMKELIKKEKNYIIVDGSEMKTDIFKQLIVFLKGYELL is encoded by the coding sequence ATGAATAAGGATAAAGGTTTTTTGATTGCAGTAGAGGGTAATGACGGAGCGGGTAAAAGCACACAAATTAAATGGTTATCTAAGTATTATAAATCAAAAGGCTACAAAGTTTTAGTCGCAAGATACAATATGTCATACACTACATTAAGTGCCATAAAAGAAGGAAAAAAAAGAAAATTTTCAGGTGAAGTTAACACTTACTTGCACTTTATGAGCATAAAAGATCAATTTCATCAATATGTAGATTTCTATTTAAAAAAGGGCTATATTGTTATTTTCGATAGATATATTTATTCTGTAGTAGCTAGAGGGTTTGCTAGAAATGTAAATAATGACGTTTTAAATTTTTTACTTCAACAGTGTTTAAAGCCCAATGCTATTTTGTATTTGGATATCATACCTCAAAAAAGTATTAATAGACTAGGAGATAGCATAAATTATTGGGAATCCGGTTTAGATATATTTAAGAACGATAGTAAGGAAGACTCGTTTATAAAGTTTCAAACTTTAGTAAGAATAAAAATGAAAGAACTTATAAAAAAAGAAAAAAATTACATTATAGTTGATGGTAGTGAAATGAAAACTGACATTTTCAAACAACTAATAGTATTTTTGAAAGGATATGAATTACTTTGA
- a CDS encoding NUDIX hydrolase, whose amino-acid sequence MTTYKTHFGVYGVCIREEKLLCINKNTGPYKNRYDLPGGSPKKFEGLVDTLEREVIEETKFSVTEYSKVRCYDSFIQQDGVIVHHIFVLYNIDIKKENNNQLELLNEVNDSSGSLWVEIEKLNIGNSSPVILKLLQEIENDNSQTLLEVSSYKNWIVKE is encoded by the coding sequence TTGACAACATATAAAACTCATTTCGGCGTATATGGTGTTTGTATAAGAGAAGAAAAACTTTTATGCATAAACAAGAACACAGGGCCTTACAAAAATAGATATGATTTACCAGGTGGGAGTCCAAAAAAATTTGAAGGACTTGTAGATACATTAGAAAGAGAAGTAATAGAGGAAACGAAATTTTCTGTCACCGAATATTCTAAAGTTAGATGTTATGATTCATTTATACAGCAAGACGGTGTAATTGTACACCATATATTTGTTTTATATAATATTGATATAAAAAAAGAAAATAATAATCAGTTAGAATTATTAAATGAGGTTAATGATTCTTCAGGTAGTTTATGGGTGGAAATAGAAAAATTGAACATAGGAAATTCATCTCCCGTAATATTGAAATTGTTACAAGAAATTGAAAATGATAATTCACAAACTTTATTAGAAGTCAGTAGCTACAAAAATTGGATTGTAAAGGAATGA
- a CDS encoding class I SAM-dependent methyltransferase: MKRWEILEKILKNKGNLHIAEIGVYEGKVSKYLLNNLSIEKYWVIDPYENYDQYNDTKANIQLLDNAYKKLKKEVLVYNNTLFLKKFSKDAAKDVPNNSLDLVFIDGNHEYEFVLEDIKIWKEKVKKGGIISGHDYDYPNIEGVKIAVDEFFENEVTIENDYVWYVIKK; the protein is encoded by the coding sequence ATGAAAAGATGGGAAATATTAGAAAAGATATTAAAAAATAAGGGTAATTTGCATATAGCTGAGATAGGTGTTTATGAAGGGAAAGTTTCTAAATATTTACTGAATAATCTGAGCATAGAAAAGTATTGGGTAATAGATCCGTACGAAAATTATGATCAATACAATGATACAAAAGCAAATATTCAATTGTTAGATAATGCGTATAAAAAGTTAAAAAAAGAGGTTCTAGTATATAACAATACACTATTTTTAAAAAAATTTTCCAAAGATGCAGCAAAAGATGTTCCTAACAATTCCCTTGATTTGGTATTTATTGATGGTAATCATGAATATGAATTCGTTTTAGAAGATATTAAAATTTGGAAAGAAAAAGTAAAAAAAGGAGGGATTATTTCAGGACATGATTATGATTATCCAAATATAGAGGGTGTAAAAATAGCTGTAGATGAATTCTTTGAAAATGAGGTAACTATTGAAAATGATTATGTTTGGTATGTGATTAAGAAATAA
- a CDS encoding MFS transporter, translating to MNSLSFNIHIRLWGGFVNRLISSAIFPFMAIYLSNIINVKFSSIFLTSVVVLSFIVNVVSGYLIDRLPRKKVLIISSYSEAFSLLLLGVSIYYAEAYIFLTSYILYTLFSSFRRPSLTALIQDSVNDQNRELVFRIDYWLINLSLALGTFLGGILYENYKVYLFFAAFISTFTLSLIYTFFISETYEFMQQKKKKNIVVDLLSSYRDVLKDKRFVLLTLGMLILFSGEMSTYSYVAVRLAHDFTPINIFSLNVSGVTMFSYIGVINTLIVVLFTFSIEAVTKKINQQSVLIMGLLIYCIGYSINFTANIWWILVIGTIAASFGELIYAPITNSKMLDLIPFNKRGSYNAFYSLSSTGAEFVSRLTILLYPIVSSLVVSLVYFIILCIGSLIVYFSLYKWRVL from the coding sequence TTGAATAGTTTATCTTTCAATATACATATACGTTTATGGGGGGGATTCGTTAATAGATTAATTTCAAGTGCTATATTTCCTTTTATGGCAATATATCTGTCGAATATAATTAACGTAAAGTTTTCGTCAATATTTTTGACCTCAGTAGTAGTATTAAGTTTTATTGTAAATGTTGTTTCAGGATATTTGATTGATAGGCTTCCAAGAAAAAAAGTTTTGATTATTTCTTCTTACAGCGAGGCTTTTTCTCTATTACTATTAGGTGTGTCTATATACTATGCAGAAGCTTATATCTTCTTGACTAGCTACATACTTTACACTTTATTTTCTTCATTTCGAAGACCTAGTCTTACAGCGCTTATTCAAGATTCAGTAAACGACCAAAATAGAGAATTAGTGTTTAGAATTGATTATTGGCTAATTAATCTTTCGCTAGCATTAGGAACCTTTTTGGGTGGGATTTTATATGAAAATTATAAGGTTTATTTATTTTTTGCGGCTTTCATTTCAACATTTACTTTATCGTTAATTTACACATTCTTCATATCAGAAACATATGAATTTATGCAACAGAAAAAGAAAAAAAATATAGTGGTGGATTTATTAAGTTCTTACCGTGATGTTCTTAAAGATAAAAGATTTGTATTATTAACACTAGGAATGTTGATATTATTTTCAGGAGAGATGAGTACATACAGCTATGTAGCTGTTAGGTTGGCCCATGACTTTACACCAATCAATATATTCAGCTTGAATGTATCTGGTGTTACGATGTTTTCTTATATAGGTGTAATAAATACCTTAATAGTAGTTTTATTCACTTTTTCAATTGAGGCAGTGACAAAAAAAATAAACCAACAATCCGTATTGATAATGGGGCTATTAATTTATTGTATTGGTTATTCAATAAATTTCACTGCTAATATTTGGTGGATATTAGTAATTGGTACTATAGCAGCTTCATTCGGTGAGTTAATATACGCTCCAATAACTAATTCTAAAATGTTAGATTTAATTCCTTTTAATAAACGGGGGTCATATAATGCTTTTTATTCTTTAAGTTCAACAGGTGCTGAATTTGTATCGCGTCTAACAATATTGCTTTATCCTATCGTGAGTTCTTTAGTTGTAAGTCTGGTATATTTCATTATTTTGTGTATAGGATCACTTATAGTTTATTTTTCATTGTATAAGTGGAGAGTACTCTAA
- a CDS encoding recombinase family protein, whose amino-acid sequence MNYIYGYARVSTRSQELNRQLDILEKYNCNEILTEKISGTKSNRPALNKLKDVVREGDTVIVESWSRLGRSTKDLIDLVDFFSQKKVNVISDKEKFDTSTPQGKLMLTVFQAFAEFERDLIVDRTKEGLKSARARGRVGGRPTVNQKKLDQAISLYETKQYSGREIKEMTGISPSTLYRYLRQRKSK is encoded by the coding sequence ATGAATTACATTTATGGGTATGCTCGAGTAAGCACTCGTTCTCAAGAATTAAATCGTCAATTAGATATTTTAGAAAAATATAATTGTAATGAAATTTTGACAGAAAAAATATCAGGAACTAAATCTAATCGACCAGCATTAAATAAATTAAAAGATGTTGTTCGAGAAGGTGATACGGTAATCGTTGAAAGTTGGAGTAGACTTGGCCGTAGTACAAAAGATTTAATTGATCTTGTTGATTTCTTTTCTCAAAAAAAAGTCAACGTGATCAGTGATAAAGAAAAATTTGATACGTCCACGCCCCAGGGTAAATTAATGCTAACCGTCTTTCAAGCTTTTGCAGAGTTTGAACGTGACTTGATTGTTGATCGTACGAAAGAAGGTCTTAAAAGTGCCAGAGCAAGAGGACGTGTGGGTGGTCGTCCTACTGTGAATCAAAAAAAATTAGATCAAGCGATAAGTTTATATGAAACAAAGCAGTATTCAGGCCGAGAAATTAAAGAGATGACTGGAATAAGTCCATCGACTTTATATAGATATCTTAGACAAAGAAAATCAAAGTAA
- a CDS encoding DUF5677 domain-containing protein, with product MNELLLNKKEISCYYEINEICRKINKGKSQVEADNVIHALYFNLVQTVESINLLVKEKKYLAAKSLFRKCIETTANINCILEYPEAKIIVKKRAKLLNIFTMQHYMHRVSKLYSKMDDTEDKKEIETSVKYLSPLTGYKFETISDALTYFTNERDKYYKNKSKNKKLWFTACTDFKSKQDFIDRYGKISKKYTSFLYNMQSEDTHGTGILLSLGSKSLNGFSRQDWVLLVAINKLLEEPTTYLIVYSKAKNKCGTQIDYLLTQDEKNKKYWEK from the coding sequence ATGAATGAGCTGCTATTAAATAAAAAAGAAATCTCATGTTATTATGAAATTAATGAGATTTGTAGGAAAATAAATAAAGGGAAAAGCCAAGTAGAAGCAGATAATGTGATACATGCACTATACTTTAACTTGGTCCAAACAGTAGAATCTATAAACCTGCTTGTTAAAGAAAAAAAATACTTAGCAGCGAAATCATTATTTAGAAAATGCATCGAAACTACTGCGAATATAAACTGTATACTAGAATATCCTGAGGCCAAGATTATTGTAAAAAAAAGAGCAAAATTACTAAATATTTTTACTATGCAACATTATATGCACAGAGTGAGTAAACTTTACAGTAAAATGGATGATACTGAAGATAAAAAAGAGATTGAAACTTCTGTCAAATATCTTTCACCGTTAACAGGCTATAAATTTGAAACAATTTCTGATGCCCTGACATACTTTACAAACGAAAGAGATAAGTACTATAAAAATAAAAGTAAAAATAAAAAGCTTTGGTTTACTGCATGTACAGATTTTAAATCAAAACAGGACTTTATTGATAGATATGGAAAAATTTCAAAAAAATATACAAGTTTTCTTTACAACATGCAATCAGAAGATACTCATGGTACAGGTATTCTTTTGTCATTAGGATCAAAATCACTAAATGGATTTAGCAGACAAGACTGGGTACTACTTGTAGCTATAAATAAATTATTAGAAGAACCTACTACGTATTTAATTGTTTACAGTAAGGCTAAAAATAAGTGCGGTACTCAAATTGACTATTTGCTAACACAGGATGAAAAAAACAAAAAATATTGGGAAAAGTAA
- a CDS encoding helix-turn-helix domain-containing protein, protein MAKKNGVYAGKGRRPAYGTNAKDRQKRLVYQSVIDKLNKGKAISRIAKELDISRPTVYKIKYEYEQQHEKSNAT, encoded by the coding sequence ATTGCTAAAAAAAATGGTGTATACGCAGGTAAAGGACGTCGCCCTGCTTACGGAACAAATGCTAAAGATAGGCAAAAAAGATTGGTTTATCAATCGGTGATTGATAAATTGAATAAAGGAAAAGCAATCAGTAGAATTGCTAAAGAGCTAGATATCAGTAGACCTACAGTCTATAAAATTAAATATGAATATGAACAGCAACATGAAAAAAGCAACGCTACTTAA
- a CDS encoding putative holin-like toxin, whose protein sequence is MTVFEALSLMIAFATLVLLLKNDNTKNDHLIKHFSEEF, encoded by the coding sequence TTGACTGTTTTTGAAGCGTTGAGCCTAATGATTGCGTTTGCGACATTGGTTCTACTACTAAAAAACGATAATACAAAAAATGACCATCTAATAAAACACTTTAGCGAAGAGTTTTAG